The Osmerus eperlanus chromosome 25, fOsmEpe2.1, whole genome shotgun sequence genome contains a region encoding:
- the ap1b1 gene encoding AP-1 complex subunit beta-1 isoform X4, whose translation MQEWANQLCENRQFGSKMTDSKYFTTTKKGEIFELKAELNSDKKEKKKEAVKKVIASMTVGKDVSALFPDVVNCMQTDNLELKKLVYLYLMNYAKSQPDMAIMAVNTFVKDCEDPNPLIRALAVRTMGCIRVDKITEYLCEPLRKCLKDEDPYVRKTAAVCVAKLHDINAQLVEDQGFLDTLKDLISDSNPMVVANAVAALSEIAESHPNSNLLDLNPQSINKLLTALNECTEWGQIFILDCLANYTPRDDRESQSICERVTPRLSHANSAVVLSAVKVLMKFMEMLPKDLDYYSTLLKKLAPPLVTLLSAEPELQYVALRNINLIVQKRPEILKHEMKVFFVKYNDPIYVKLEKLDIMIRLASQANIAQVLAELKEYATEVDVDFVRKAVRAIGRCAIKVEQSAERCVSTLLDLIQTKVNYVVQEAIVVIKDIFRKYPNKYESVIATLCENLDSLDEPEARAAMIWIVGEYAERIDNADELLESFLEGFHDESTQVQLQLLTAIVKLFLKKPTETQELVQQVLSLATQDSDNPDLRDRGYIYWRLLSTDPVAAKEVVLAEKPLISEETDLIEPTLLEELICHIGTLASVYHKPPSAFVEGSRGVQHKRLPARTGSSGESVESPEVGSVAGGPGAEAPPAVIPSQGDLLGDLLNLDLAGPATSGPPPPPAAMQLGTMDLLGGGLDSLMGDESEPLGGDIGGSPAMGVGFGAPPAVMPASLNAPVGGGLGDLFDLGGSVGMPTGAYIPPKTVWLPAMKAKGLEISGTFARRAGVIQMELTITNKAMSVMSDFAIQFNRNSFGLAPAGPLQILTPLSPNQTIEASLPLSTVGPVMKMEPLNNLQVAVKNNIDVFYFSCQYPISMLFVEDGKMDRQVFLGTWKDIPNEHESQFQIKDCHLNSDAASNKLQGSNIFTIAKRTVEGQDMLYQSIKLTNNIWVLAELRVQAGNPTYTVSLKCRAPEVSQCVFQSLEAVLKN comes from the exons ATGCAGGAATGGGCAAATCAGCTATGC GAGAACCGACAATTCGGATCCAAGATGACGGACTCCAAGTATTTCACCACTACCAAGAAAG GAGAGATCTTCGAGCTGAAAGCTGAGCTGAACAGCGACaagaaggaaaagaaaaaggaggCAGTGAAGAAGGTGATCGCCTCCATGACGGTTGGCAAGGACGTGAG TGCCTTGTTTCCAGACGTGGTGAACTGCATGCAGACCGACAACCTGGAGCTGAAGAAGCTGGTGTATCTTTACCTGATGAACTACGCCAAGAGCCAGCCTGACATGGCTATCATGGCGGTCAACACCTTCGTCAAG gactgCGAGGACCCCAACCCCTTGATCCGGGCCCTGGCTGTACGCACCATGGGCTGCATCCGCGTGGACAAGATCACGGAGTACCTGTGCGAGCCGCTGAGGAAGTGTCTGAAGGACGAGGACCCCTACGTGAGGAAGACGGCGGCCGTGTGCGTGGCCAAGCTCCACGACATCAACGCCCAGCTGGTGGAGGACCAGGGCTTCCTGGACACCCTCAAGGACCTGATATCAGACTCCAACCCCATG GTGGTAGCTAATGCCGTGGCAGCCCTGTCAGAGATAGCCGAGTCCCACCCCAACAGCAACCTGCTGGACCTCAACCCCCAGTCCATCAACAAGCTGCTGACAGCCCTGAACGAGTGCACCGAGTGGGGCCAGATCTTCATCCTGGACTGCCTGGCCAACTACACCCCCCGCGATGACCGCGAGtcccagag CATCTGCGAGCGCGTCACCCCTCGCCTGTCCCACGCCAACTCGGCGGTGGTGCTCTCAGCCGTCAAGGTGCTCATGAAGTTCATGGAGATGCTTCCTAAGGATCTGGACTACTACAGCACACTGCTGAAGAAGCTGGCTCCACCGCTGGTCACCCTGCTGTCGGCCGAGCCGGAGCTGCAGTACGTGGCCCTCAGGAACATCAACCTCATCGTCCAGAAGCG GCCTGAGATCCTGAAGCATGAGATGAAGGTGTTCTTTGTCAAGTACAACGACCCCATCTACGTCAAGCTGGAGAAGTTGGACATCATGATCCGCCTGGCCTCCCAGGCCAACATCGCCCAG GTGCTGGCCGAGCTAAAGGAGTACGCCACCGAGGTGGACGTGGACTTTGTGCGTAAGGCAGTGCGAGCCATCGGGCGCTGTGCCAtcaaggtggag CAATCCGCGGAGCGTTGTGTCAGCACCCTGCTGGACCTCATCCAGACCAAGGTCAACTACGTGGTCCAGGAGGCCATCGTGGTCATTAAGGACATCTTCCGCAAATACCCCAACAA GTACGAGAGCGTGATCGCTACCCTGTGTGAGAACCTGGACTCCCTGGACGAGCCGGAGGCTCGCGCCGCCATGATCTGGATCGTGGGCGAGTACGCCGAGAGGATCGACAACGCCGACGAGCTGCTGGAGAGCTTCCTGGAGGGCTTCCACGACGAGAGCACCCAG GTGCAACTGCAGCTGTTAACAGCCATCGTCAAGCTGTTCCTCAAGAAGCCCACGGAGACCCAGGAACTGGTGCAGCAGGTCCTCAGCCTGGCCACACAG gaCTCTGACAACCCTGACCTGCGTGACCGGGGCTACATCTACTGGCGCCTGCTCTCCACCGACCCGGTGGCGGCCAAGGAGGTGGTTCTGGCTGAGAAGCCCCTGATCTCGGAGGAGACGGACCTGATCGAGCCCACCCTGCTGGAGGAGCTCATCTGTCACATCGGCACCCTGGCCTCCGTCTACCACAAGCCCCCAAGTGCCTTCGTGGAGGGCAGCCGCGGAGTCCAGCACAAGAGGCTGCCTGCTCGCACTGGATc cAGTGGGGAGAGTGTGGAGAGCCCGGAGGTGGGCTCCGTGGCGGGGGGCCCGGGGGCCGAGGCCCCCCCTGCTGTAATCCCGTCCCAGGGAGACCTCCTGGGGGACCTGCTCAACCTGGATCTGGCCGGCCCTGCCACCTCggggcccccgcccccccctgccGCCATGCAGCTGGGGACCATGGACctcctgggaggggggctggacagTCTG ATGGGGGATGAGTCTGAACCG cttggAGGAGACATAGGAGGCAGTCCAGCG ATGGGCGTGGGTTTCGGGGCGCCCCCTGCTGTTATGCCCGCCTCCCTGAACGCCCCTGTGGGGGGCGGCCTCGGCGACCTGTTTGACCTGGGAGGGAGCGTTGGCATGCCGACGGGAGCCTACATCCCACCTAAGACG GTGTGGCTCCCAGCCATGAAGGCCAAGGGTCTGGAGATCTCCGGTACGTTTGCGCGCCGGGCGGGGGTGATCCAGATGGAGCTGACCATCACTAACAAGGCCATGAGCGTTATGAGCGACTTCGCCATCCAGTTCAACAGAAACAG tTTCGGCCTGGCCCCAGCCGGGCCCCTCCAGATCCTCACTCCTCTCAGCCCGAACCAGACCATCGAGGCCAGCCTGCCCCTCAGCACGGTGGGCCCCGTCATGAAAATGGAGCCCCTCAACAACCTCCAG gtggctgTGAAGAACAACATTGACGTGTTCTACTTCAGCTGCCAGTACCCTATCAGCATGCTGTTTGTGGAGGATGGCAAGATGG accgGCAGGTGTTCCTGGGAACCTGGAAGGACATCCCTAATGAACACGAGTCCCAGTTCCAGATCAAAGACTGTCATCTCAActcag ATGCAGCATCCAACAAGCTGCAGGGCAGCAACATCTTCACCATCGCCAAGCGCACGGTGGAGGGCCAGGACATGCTGTACCAGTCCATCAAGCTGACCAACAACATCTGGGTGCTGGCAGAGCTCAGAGTGCAGGCTGGGAACCCCACCTACACG GTCTCCCTGAAGTGCCGAGCCCCAgaggtgtctcagtgtgtgttccagagcctGGAGGCTGTGCTGAAGAACTGA
- the ap1b1 gene encoding AP-1 complex subunit beta-1 isoform X7, with product MQEWANQLCENRQFGSKMTDSKYFTTTKKGEIFELKAELNSDKKEKKKEAVKKVIASMTVGKDVSALFPDVVNCMQTDNLELKKLVYLYLMNYAKSQPDMAIMAVNTFVKDCEDPNPLIRALAVRTMGCIRVDKITEYLCEPLRKCLKDEDPYVRKTAAVCVAKLHDINAQLVEDQGFLDTLKDLISDSNPMVVANAVAALSEIAESHPNSNLLDLNPQSINKLLTALNECTEWGQIFILDCLANYTPRDDRESQSICERVTPRLSHANSAVVLSAVKVLMKFMEMLPKDLDYYSTLLKKLAPPLVTLLSAEPELQYVALRNINLIVQKRPEILKHEMKVFFVKYNDPIYVKLEKLDIMIRLASQANIAQVLAELKEYATEVDVDFVRKAVRAIGRCAIKVEQSAERCVSTLLDLIQTKVNYVVQEAIVVIKDIFRKYPNKYESVIATLCENLDSLDEPEARAAMIWIVGEYAERIDNADELLESFLEGFHDESTQVQLQLLTAIVKLFLKKPTETQELVQQVLSLATQDSDNPDLRDRGYIYWRLLSTDPVAAKEVVLAEKPLISEETDLIEPTLLEELICHIGTLASVYHKPPSAFVEGSRGVQHKRLPARTGSGESVESPEVGSVAGGPGAEAPPAVIPSQGDLLGDLLNLDLAGPATSGPPPPPAAMQLGTMDLLGGGLDSLLGGDIGGSPAMGVGFGAPPAVMPASLNAPVGGGLGDLFDLGGSVGMPTGAYIPPKTVWLPAMKAKGLEISGTFARRAGVIQMELTITNKAMSVMSDFAIQFNRNSFGLAPAGPLQILTPLSPNQTIEASLPLSTVGPVMKMEPLNNLQVAVKNNIDVFYFSCQYPISMLFVEDGKMDRQVFLGTWKDIPNEHESQFQIKDCHLNSDAASNKLQGSNIFTIAKRTVEGQDMLYQSIKLTNNIWVLAELRVQAGNPTYTVSLKCRAPEVSQCVFQSLEAVLKN from the exons ATGCAGGAATGGGCAAATCAGCTATGC GAGAACCGACAATTCGGATCCAAGATGACGGACTCCAAGTATTTCACCACTACCAAGAAAG GAGAGATCTTCGAGCTGAAAGCTGAGCTGAACAGCGACaagaaggaaaagaaaaaggaggCAGTGAAGAAGGTGATCGCCTCCATGACGGTTGGCAAGGACGTGAG TGCCTTGTTTCCAGACGTGGTGAACTGCATGCAGACCGACAACCTGGAGCTGAAGAAGCTGGTGTATCTTTACCTGATGAACTACGCCAAGAGCCAGCCTGACATGGCTATCATGGCGGTCAACACCTTCGTCAAG gactgCGAGGACCCCAACCCCTTGATCCGGGCCCTGGCTGTACGCACCATGGGCTGCATCCGCGTGGACAAGATCACGGAGTACCTGTGCGAGCCGCTGAGGAAGTGTCTGAAGGACGAGGACCCCTACGTGAGGAAGACGGCGGCCGTGTGCGTGGCCAAGCTCCACGACATCAACGCCCAGCTGGTGGAGGACCAGGGCTTCCTGGACACCCTCAAGGACCTGATATCAGACTCCAACCCCATG GTGGTAGCTAATGCCGTGGCAGCCCTGTCAGAGATAGCCGAGTCCCACCCCAACAGCAACCTGCTGGACCTCAACCCCCAGTCCATCAACAAGCTGCTGACAGCCCTGAACGAGTGCACCGAGTGGGGCCAGATCTTCATCCTGGACTGCCTGGCCAACTACACCCCCCGCGATGACCGCGAGtcccagag CATCTGCGAGCGCGTCACCCCTCGCCTGTCCCACGCCAACTCGGCGGTGGTGCTCTCAGCCGTCAAGGTGCTCATGAAGTTCATGGAGATGCTTCCTAAGGATCTGGACTACTACAGCACACTGCTGAAGAAGCTGGCTCCACCGCTGGTCACCCTGCTGTCGGCCGAGCCGGAGCTGCAGTACGTGGCCCTCAGGAACATCAACCTCATCGTCCAGAAGCG GCCTGAGATCCTGAAGCATGAGATGAAGGTGTTCTTTGTCAAGTACAACGACCCCATCTACGTCAAGCTGGAGAAGTTGGACATCATGATCCGCCTGGCCTCCCAGGCCAACATCGCCCAG GTGCTGGCCGAGCTAAAGGAGTACGCCACCGAGGTGGACGTGGACTTTGTGCGTAAGGCAGTGCGAGCCATCGGGCGCTGTGCCAtcaaggtggag CAATCCGCGGAGCGTTGTGTCAGCACCCTGCTGGACCTCATCCAGACCAAGGTCAACTACGTGGTCCAGGAGGCCATCGTGGTCATTAAGGACATCTTCCGCAAATACCCCAACAA GTACGAGAGCGTGATCGCTACCCTGTGTGAGAACCTGGACTCCCTGGACGAGCCGGAGGCTCGCGCCGCCATGATCTGGATCGTGGGCGAGTACGCCGAGAGGATCGACAACGCCGACGAGCTGCTGGAGAGCTTCCTGGAGGGCTTCCACGACGAGAGCACCCAG GTGCAACTGCAGCTGTTAACAGCCATCGTCAAGCTGTTCCTCAAGAAGCCCACGGAGACCCAGGAACTGGTGCAGCAGGTCCTCAGCCTGGCCACACAG gaCTCTGACAACCCTGACCTGCGTGACCGGGGCTACATCTACTGGCGCCTGCTCTCCACCGACCCGGTGGCGGCCAAGGAGGTGGTTCTGGCTGAGAAGCCCCTGATCTCGGAGGAGACGGACCTGATCGAGCCCACCCTGCTGGAGGAGCTCATCTGTCACATCGGCACCCTGGCCTCCGTCTACCACAAGCCCCCAAGTGCCTTCGTGGAGGGCAGCCGCGGAGTCCAGCACAAGAGGCTGCCTGCTCGCACTGGATc TGGGGAGAGTGTGGAGAGCCCGGAGGTGGGCTCCGTGGCGGGGGGCCCGGGGGCCGAGGCCCCCCCTGCTGTAATCCCGTCCCAGGGAGACCTCCTGGGGGACCTGCTCAACCTGGATCTGGCCGGCCCTGCCACCTCggggcccccgcccccccctgccGCCATGCAGCTGGGGACCATGGACctcctgggaggggggctggacagTCTG cttggAGGAGACATAGGAGGCAGTCCAGCG ATGGGCGTGGGTTTCGGGGCGCCCCCTGCTGTTATGCCCGCCTCCCTGAACGCCCCTGTGGGGGGCGGCCTCGGCGACCTGTTTGACCTGGGAGGGAGCGTTGGCATGCCGACGGGAGCCTACATCCCACCTAAGACG GTGTGGCTCCCAGCCATGAAGGCCAAGGGTCTGGAGATCTCCGGTACGTTTGCGCGCCGGGCGGGGGTGATCCAGATGGAGCTGACCATCACTAACAAGGCCATGAGCGTTATGAGCGACTTCGCCATCCAGTTCAACAGAAACAG tTTCGGCCTGGCCCCAGCCGGGCCCCTCCAGATCCTCACTCCTCTCAGCCCGAACCAGACCATCGAGGCCAGCCTGCCCCTCAGCACGGTGGGCCCCGTCATGAAAATGGAGCCCCTCAACAACCTCCAG gtggctgTGAAGAACAACATTGACGTGTTCTACTTCAGCTGCCAGTACCCTATCAGCATGCTGTTTGTGGAGGATGGCAAGATGG accgGCAGGTGTTCCTGGGAACCTGGAAGGACATCCCTAATGAACACGAGTCCCAGTTCCAGATCAAAGACTGTCATCTCAActcag ATGCAGCATCCAACAAGCTGCAGGGCAGCAACATCTTCACCATCGCCAAGCGCACGGTGGAGGGCCAGGACATGCTGTACCAGTCCATCAAGCTGACCAACAACATCTGGGTGCTGGCAGAGCTCAGAGTGCAGGCTGGGAACCCCACCTACACG GTCTCCCTGAAGTGCCGAGCCCCAgaggtgtctcagtgtgtgttccagagcctGGAGGCTGTGCTGAAGAACTGA
- the ap1b1 gene encoding AP-1 complex subunit beta-1 isoform X5, whose translation MQEWANQLCENRQFGSKMTDSKYFTTTKKGEIFELKAELNSDKKEKKKEAVKKVIASMTVGKDVSALFPDVVNCMQTDNLELKKLVYLYLMNYAKSQPDMAIMAVNTFVKDCEDPNPLIRALAVRTMGCIRVDKITEYLCEPLRKCLKDEDPYVRKTAAVCVAKLHDINAQLVEDQGFLDTLKDLISDSNPMVVANAVAALSEIAESHPNSNLLDLNPQSINKLLTALNECTEWGQIFILDCLANYTPRDDRESQSICERVTPRLSHANSAVVLSAVKVLMKFMEMLPKDLDYYSTLLKKLAPPLVTLLSAEPELQYVALRNINLIVQKRPEILKHEMKVFFVKYNDPIYVKLEKLDIMIRLASQANIAQVLAELKEYATEVDVDFVRKAVRAIGRCAIKVEQSAERCVSTLLDLIQTKVNYVVQEAIVVIKDIFRKYPNKYESVIATLCENLDSLDEPEARAAMIWIVGEYAERIDNADELLESFLEGFHDESTQVQLQLLTAIVKLFLKKPTETQELVQQVLSLATQDSDNPDLRDRGYIYWRLLSTDPVAAKEVVLAEKPLISEETDLIEPTLLEELICHIGTLASVYHKPPSAFVEGSRGVQHKRLPARTGSGESVESPEVGSVAGGPGAEAPPAVIPSQGDLLGDLLNLDLAGPATSGPPPPPAAMQLGTMDLLGGGLDSLMGDESEPLGGDIGGSPAMGVGFGAPPAVMPASLNAPVGGGLGDLFDLGGSVGMPTGAYIPPKTVWLPAMKAKGLEISGTFARRAGVIQMELTITNKAMSVMSDFAIQFNRNSFGLAPAGPLQILTPLSPNQTIEASLPLSTVGPVMKMEPLNNLQVAVKNNIDVFYFSCQYPISMLFVEDGKMDRQVFLGTWKDIPNEHESQFQIKDCHLNSDAASNKLQGSNIFTIAKRTVEGQDMLYQSIKLTNNIWVLAELRVQAGNPTYTVSLKCRAPEVSQCVFQSLEAVLKN comes from the exons ATGCAGGAATGGGCAAATCAGCTATGC GAGAACCGACAATTCGGATCCAAGATGACGGACTCCAAGTATTTCACCACTACCAAGAAAG GAGAGATCTTCGAGCTGAAAGCTGAGCTGAACAGCGACaagaaggaaaagaaaaaggaggCAGTGAAGAAGGTGATCGCCTCCATGACGGTTGGCAAGGACGTGAG TGCCTTGTTTCCAGACGTGGTGAACTGCATGCAGACCGACAACCTGGAGCTGAAGAAGCTGGTGTATCTTTACCTGATGAACTACGCCAAGAGCCAGCCTGACATGGCTATCATGGCGGTCAACACCTTCGTCAAG gactgCGAGGACCCCAACCCCTTGATCCGGGCCCTGGCTGTACGCACCATGGGCTGCATCCGCGTGGACAAGATCACGGAGTACCTGTGCGAGCCGCTGAGGAAGTGTCTGAAGGACGAGGACCCCTACGTGAGGAAGACGGCGGCCGTGTGCGTGGCCAAGCTCCACGACATCAACGCCCAGCTGGTGGAGGACCAGGGCTTCCTGGACACCCTCAAGGACCTGATATCAGACTCCAACCCCATG GTGGTAGCTAATGCCGTGGCAGCCCTGTCAGAGATAGCCGAGTCCCACCCCAACAGCAACCTGCTGGACCTCAACCCCCAGTCCATCAACAAGCTGCTGACAGCCCTGAACGAGTGCACCGAGTGGGGCCAGATCTTCATCCTGGACTGCCTGGCCAACTACACCCCCCGCGATGACCGCGAGtcccagag CATCTGCGAGCGCGTCACCCCTCGCCTGTCCCACGCCAACTCGGCGGTGGTGCTCTCAGCCGTCAAGGTGCTCATGAAGTTCATGGAGATGCTTCCTAAGGATCTGGACTACTACAGCACACTGCTGAAGAAGCTGGCTCCACCGCTGGTCACCCTGCTGTCGGCCGAGCCGGAGCTGCAGTACGTGGCCCTCAGGAACATCAACCTCATCGTCCAGAAGCG GCCTGAGATCCTGAAGCATGAGATGAAGGTGTTCTTTGTCAAGTACAACGACCCCATCTACGTCAAGCTGGAGAAGTTGGACATCATGATCCGCCTGGCCTCCCAGGCCAACATCGCCCAG GTGCTGGCCGAGCTAAAGGAGTACGCCACCGAGGTGGACGTGGACTTTGTGCGTAAGGCAGTGCGAGCCATCGGGCGCTGTGCCAtcaaggtggag CAATCCGCGGAGCGTTGTGTCAGCACCCTGCTGGACCTCATCCAGACCAAGGTCAACTACGTGGTCCAGGAGGCCATCGTGGTCATTAAGGACATCTTCCGCAAATACCCCAACAA GTACGAGAGCGTGATCGCTACCCTGTGTGAGAACCTGGACTCCCTGGACGAGCCGGAGGCTCGCGCCGCCATGATCTGGATCGTGGGCGAGTACGCCGAGAGGATCGACAACGCCGACGAGCTGCTGGAGAGCTTCCTGGAGGGCTTCCACGACGAGAGCACCCAG GTGCAACTGCAGCTGTTAACAGCCATCGTCAAGCTGTTCCTCAAGAAGCCCACGGAGACCCAGGAACTGGTGCAGCAGGTCCTCAGCCTGGCCACACAG gaCTCTGACAACCCTGACCTGCGTGACCGGGGCTACATCTACTGGCGCCTGCTCTCCACCGACCCGGTGGCGGCCAAGGAGGTGGTTCTGGCTGAGAAGCCCCTGATCTCGGAGGAGACGGACCTGATCGAGCCCACCCTGCTGGAGGAGCTCATCTGTCACATCGGCACCCTGGCCTCCGTCTACCACAAGCCCCCAAGTGCCTTCGTGGAGGGCAGCCGCGGAGTCCAGCACAAGAGGCTGCCTGCTCGCACTGGATc TGGGGAGAGTGTGGAGAGCCCGGAGGTGGGCTCCGTGGCGGGGGGCCCGGGGGCCGAGGCCCCCCCTGCTGTAATCCCGTCCCAGGGAGACCTCCTGGGGGACCTGCTCAACCTGGATCTGGCCGGCCCTGCCACCTCggggcccccgcccccccctgccGCCATGCAGCTGGGGACCATGGACctcctgggaggggggctggacagTCTG ATGGGGGATGAGTCTGAACCG cttggAGGAGACATAGGAGGCAGTCCAGCG ATGGGCGTGGGTTTCGGGGCGCCCCCTGCTGTTATGCCCGCCTCCCTGAACGCCCCTGTGGGGGGCGGCCTCGGCGACCTGTTTGACCTGGGAGGGAGCGTTGGCATGCCGACGGGAGCCTACATCCCACCTAAGACG GTGTGGCTCCCAGCCATGAAGGCCAAGGGTCTGGAGATCTCCGGTACGTTTGCGCGCCGGGCGGGGGTGATCCAGATGGAGCTGACCATCACTAACAAGGCCATGAGCGTTATGAGCGACTTCGCCATCCAGTTCAACAGAAACAG tTTCGGCCTGGCCCCAGCCGGGCCCCTCCAGATCCTCACTCCTCTCAGCCCGAACCAGACCATCGAGGCCAGCCTGCCCCTCAGCACGGTGGGCCCCGTCATGAAAATGGAGCCCCTCAACAACCTCCAG gtggctgTGAAGAACAACATTGACGTGTTCTACTTCAGCTGCCAGTACCCTATCAGCATGCTGTTTGTGGAGGATGGCAAGATGG accgGCAGGTGTTCCTGGGAACCTGGAAGGACATCCCTAATGAACACGAGTCCCAGTTCCAGATCAAAGACTGTCATCTCAActcag ATGCAGCATCCAACAAGCTGCAGGGCAGCAACATCTTCACCATCGCCAAGCGCACGGTGGAGGGCCAGGACATGCTGTACCAGTCCATCAAGCTGACCAACAACATCTGGGTGCTGGCAGAGCTCAGAGTGCAGGCTGGGAACCCCACCTACACG GTCTCCCTGAAGTGCCGAGCCCCAgaggtgtctcagtgtgtgttccagagcctGGAGGCTGTGCTGAAGAACTGA